In Campylobacter suis, the following proteins share a genomic window:
- the hisC gene encoding histidinol-phosphate transaminase produces MKFNKNLENLTNYEAGKPIELVVREYGIKPQDVIKLASNENPFGTSPLVAKRITELATNAHLYPDDSYFELKDALANKFNVSSKNIIIGAGSDQILEYCLHAKANENSAVLMAGVTFAMYEIYAKQVGANVIKTNSQTHDLAEFRKIYDTHKDRISVIFLCVPNNPLGECLDASEVYEFIRYVKDETLVVIDAAYNEFAKFKDAKKGIEPEFIVQNFKNAIYTGTFSKAYGLGGMRVGYGIASQEIINELGKLRAPFNITTLSLAAAITALSDNEFVQNGIKSNFEQMVRYEEFAKFHGLEYIKSYTNFIILKFNEQNASQIVQNLLKKGIILRDMKSYGLNAIRITIGTAVQNDRVLAELDEILK; encoded by the coding sequence ATGAAATTTAATAAAAATCTAGAAAATTTAACCAACTACGAGGCGGGTAAGCCTATTGAGTTAGTTGTGCGTGAATACGGCATTAAGCCACAAGATGTTATAAAGCTAGCTAGTAACGAAAATCCATTTGGCACTAGTCCGCTTGTTGCCAAACGCATCACAGAGCTAGCCACAAATGCACACCTTTATCCTGATGACAGCTACTTTGAGCTAAAAGACGCATTGGCAAACAAATTTAATGTCAGCTCAAAAAATATCATCATCGGAGCTGGAAGCGATCAAATTTTAGAGTATTGTCTGCATGCAAAAGCTAATGAAAATAGTGCAGTCTTAATGGCTGGCGTGACATTTGCAATGTATGAAATTTATGCAAAACAAGTTGGCGCAAATGTTATAAAGACAAATTCACAAACGCATGATCTTGCAGAGTTTAGAAAAATTTATGATACACATAAAGATAGAATTTCAGTCATATTTCTTTGCGTGCCAAATAACCCGCTTGGCGAGTGCCTTGATGCTAGCGAAGTTTATGAGTTTATACGCTATGTTAAAGATGAAACCTTAGTTGTTATAGACGCTGCGTATAATGAATTCGCCAAATTTAAAGATGCAAAAAAGGGCATAGAGCCTGAGTTTATCGTGCAAAATTTTAAAAACGCTATCTATACAGGAACTTTTTCTAAAGCTTATGGGCTTGGTGGTATGCGTGTTGGTTATGGTATCGCAAGCCAAGAGATTATAAACGAGCTTGGTAAACTAAGAGCGCCGTTTAATATAACCACCCTAAGTCTTGCAGCCGCTATAACGGCACTTAGTGATAATGAGTTTGTGCAAAACGGTATAAAGAGTAACTTTGAGCAGATGGTGCGATATGAGGAATTTGCAAAATTTCATGGTCTTGAATATATAAAAAGCTATACAAATTTTATAATTTTAAAATTTAATGAGCAAAATGCAAGTCAAATAGTGCAAAATTTGCTCAAAAAGGGTATAAT